The Eschrichtius robustus isolate mEscRob2 chromosome 16, mEscRob2.pri, whole genome shotgun sequence DNA segment CACCTCTGCCCTTGGTATCCAAAGGCCCACTGAGCAGGGCCACTTGGACATCCCACAGgtacctcaaactcaacatgccATACCGCTGACCACGTGTGTTTCCTCCGATCCCTGCCTagcggtgggggcgggggctgcCCACCCGGGGCTGCCCCACTGCTCCGAGGGCCACCGGCAGGCTCTCACCCTGGCATCGGCGGTCTGGGCCACCTCCCTGATCTTCTTCACCCAGTCCTGCAGCTCCTCCTGTGAGTCGGCAGCCACATCTAGGGACCAGTGTGCCACCGATGCCATGCTGATGGAGAAGACGAAGAGCCGGTTGTTCTTGCCCTCAGGACGgatggctgggagggagggagaggagtgcAGAGCTGGGGACAGACGTGCCTGAGTCCCCACTCCGCACCCCGTGAGGAGGCGGCACTGCTCTGCCAGGCCTGCCTCACAGCTGAGGACGCTGTAGCCCAGCAATGAGTCGCCGCCACCCCAGGCCGcgtgcccctccccaccctgtcccCAAGCCTCCGTCACACCCACGGACCAGCCCATCAGGACTGTGGGCGTCAGCTCGCCAGCGGCACCGTCCACAGCGCCTGCGCGGGGCGAGCACGCAGGGGTCAAGGCCAAGGGTGAAGAAGGGAGCCTGGGCGTCAAGAGGGCATCCAGGAATGGGGAGAGCTCAGGGTGAGGGCAGCCCTAGGGGTCTGGCCATCGGCTTTCTCCCTTGGGGCCTGAAGAGGGCCACCAAGGACTGCGGACCCTAAGGGGCAGAGAAAGGGCTGGGGGCTCACCTATCTGACAAGCCGGCACATCCAAGACCCCCCGCAGCAAGTCCCCCAGGGGGCTGTTCTCGTCCAAGTGCTGCGGGAGGCAAAGCCCACGGACGGTCAGCAAGCCCACTGTGCCCACACACGGGAAATGCATCTGACACGCGGGCGTGTGAACGCACGAGCGTGGCCCACGTTCATCAGAGACTGCGGCCACGGCGGGGCAGACGGGACTGCACGTGAGGGGCTGTGCTCGCGCAGGCACGCTGACCCTGCCCGTGGTGGCGTGTGCACAGGAAGGGAGTCTGGGGACGGGAGCCCCGTCCCACCAACGGGGCTCTGGTCTCACCTCCCTCTCAGGCTCCAGGGCCGCAGGGCTGACCATCTCCTCTACGTAGTTTGACGGGAACCACAGCTGCTTCTTCCCACCATAGTCACCACGCCACCTGGGGAAGCCGCAGCATGCTGACCCCTAGCAGCCACCCCAAACCCCCCAGAGGAGAGCAGCCCTGCAGGTGCACCTTGGGGCCCATGCGGGCCCGTGCCGCCCAAGCCCCTCTCACTGTCCACGCCGCCGGCGCCCAGGATGCCTGGCCCCGCACCACGGGCTCTCAGCCGGCTCACCAGCCTCCTTCCTGCTTCTCCACGTTCTGGATAATGGCGCTCTTGGTGAAAGTCAGCTCgtcctctctctgggccttgtAGTCGAAGAGAGCTTTGACGGCGCACTGCGGGGAAGAGAAGCACCGGTCAAAGCAGACAGGCCCTCCCACTCCTCTCCTGACCTGCGGCCTCACGTGTGcacgcacatgtgcacacacgtgtgcacgcaCGTGCGCTGGGGCTGCCCAGCTGGGGCTCAGGCACCACCGCCAGTGACCCAGCCTCACTACCGTCCTCAGCCCGGGCCTGTGGGAGGCTCCAGGTCAGATGGGACGGGAGAGCAGGGCCTCTGCTAGGGAAGCTCCTCAGGGTCCAGGGAGAACCTTGCAAGCTCCTGCCCGGGGCCCCAGGAGCCAGGCCAGGAGGCTAGGAAGGGAGTGTCTGCGGGTGCTGAGTGCCTCCTCTGGGACTGGAAGCCTTGCGGTGTGCCTGGGACCCCAtcattcctcatctgcaaagtaggAGAAGGAATCTTCTCCCAGGCTCCCTGGCTGCTGAGGAAAGGGGGTGAGGAAAAGGGCACAGCTCCTTACCCCTTAGAAAAAAGCCCTGACAGAGCTCcacaaggtgagggagggagggagggaggggcaaagaACACCGTCTTCTGGCCAgcatgccccacccccaccccactgcccccAGGGAGAAAACGGGGGTCACCGGGGAGCAGTCTGGAAGGGTCGGTGCTGACCCCCAGGgacggggctggggaggggtcggCCCTGGGAGAGACGCGGTCGTACACCAACCGCACACCTCTCACCCCCTCTCGGGCCTCGGAAAACCACAAACACCACTTCTCCCCGAAGGGCCCTGAGCAGAGAATGCAAGCCCCAGGCAGCTAGAGACGCTCCCCAGCTGCCTGCGCCCAGAGCCCGAGGCTGCACCTTGAAAGTCGGCATGGGGTTCGCCTCCACGTAGAAGCCGGGGTTGCGGCCTTCATACAGGGCCCCGTAGTCGGGCTCCTGGAAACAGGACAGAAGGGGCTTTGTTAACGCCCAGAGGGGAAAGTGGCTGCTGGCTTCCgtgtcccctcctctcctcaccGGGCCAAGTCTGCCGCCTTCACGCACCTGGTCCGCCAGGGTCCCCCAACCTCAGGGGCCTGGCCTCacccctcctctctctgccctcGCGCCCACGGCTCCAAAGTCTCGGTTCCTGAAGCCCCCCTGCGTctgccccaggcccccagcatgCTTCTCTCACACCCCAGCCCCAGCAGGCGGCAGCCCTCGCCTAGGCCACCCAGGTCCAAGGACAAGAGTCTCAAGTGGACCTTCTGCGCTGgaccccttcctcttccccaggGCCACACCCCTGGCCCAGAGCCCTTGTGGCTCCCGCCCCAcagccctgccttcctccctcactGGTCTCCCTCCACAACCGTGCCTCTGTAGCCTACGCGCCCCTGCCCTGGGGACAGAGTCTGGTCTGCGCCCAGCCCTGGGCAGACCCTCTCCCTGTGTGAGCTCTAGGACCTCCGCATCCCACATCCTGGCCCACGGGGATCTCTCTGCTTGGACGCCTGCCCCCACCTCTTCACCCAGCCAGCTCGTGCCTGTCCTTGTAGACGCCACTCAGAAGCCACTCCCTCCAGGATGCCTTCCTGGCTCCCAGCTGGGCTAGCTGTCCCTCCCAGCAGCACCGCAGCCCCCCGGGCCTCTCTGCTCCCCACATCCACAGCACCCTGGGACCGTCAGGTGCAGCCTGCCCCGCCCTGCCTCCCAGGCTCTCACCGCTGTGCCGATCTTCTCCAGCGCCTCCTCGTTGATGGGATAGCGTAGCTTCATCTTGCGGTACAGGGGGTGCTTCTCGTAGTAACTGACGAGGTCCACGAGGCTGTCAAACTCTGAGTTGCCCAGCATCACGGTCTGGCCCTCCTGCTGGACGCGGCAGTGCTTGATCTTGCCCTCAGCCCTGGCAGGGACCGAACAGCCACACAGGGTCAGGGCAGCCCGGACCAGGCGTGCCCGCACCGCCCCAGCCCCCCAAGGGCACCCCCTCACCGGAAGGAGATGGCGTATGAGTTGGGCTCATTCCGTTTCCGCACCAGGAAGGCCCCGTCCCGGGGGACGCGCATCAGCATGTGCTCGGCCTGCGCTCTGGTCAGGCTCGCGTGGTACCACCTGTGGACAGGCCCGAGTCAGCCCCGGCCACCACCCCCGGGTTCCTGCCCCGTCCCCgtcccctccctcactctttgcTCTCGTGGGCGTTGGTCTGCGGGACGGGTTCTGAGAGGCGCATCTCAAATTCGTTGCAGCGCAGGGGCACCTGCTGGTAGTGTGTGATGAGGTCATAGAGTGAGTCGAAGACGAGGTTGTCTGTCAGGAAGAACTTGGGGGTCCCTGCGTCCTGCCGGGAGTGGATCCGGCAGTGCTGGACTTTGCCGTTCCGCCTGAGGGGACATGGGGAGGCAGTGAGCAGCAGGCCAGGCCACACGCCACGCTCCACCCGCGGCGAGGCACCAGGCCTCAGGCAGGAGACGCCCTGAGGACGGCTCAGGTGGGGGCGGACCTCTAGGGGTTCTGCACTAACTACAAGTGCGTGTGTGCGTGACGCACTGTGGGACCTGGCCACCCCTGCCAGCGTCGGATCCACGTGTGCATGCGCTGGGAGGGTTACCAGAAGGAGAGGGTGTAGTCGCCCACGAAGGTCTCGCTCTCGCGCACGAGGAAGGAGCCGTCGGGGGCCCCGGTCTCGATGCAGTACTCCGTGAGCAGGCGCTCGGCGATGTGCCGCCCGTCCCGTCCCGCCCCGAGCTTCCCGTGAAACCACTTCTCATTGGAGTGCAGCTCTGTGCTGCCACTGGCCTGCAAGGCAGAGGGCGACGGCAGAGACACTTGGTGACTCTGACCCCAGCCCGGCCCCCGGCCCTGGGCCAGCCCCTCACCTCCTTGGGCTCCTCCTCGTCCTCGTTGCCCTGGTCACTGCTGGTCTCCTCGGAGTAGTAGATCTTGCTACTGGTCAGAACGAAGTAGTGGGGATACCACTCCTGGAAGAGCCGGGAGCAAGGCCTGTGAACAGAGCCCCCTCACCACCCTGCCCCCCAGGCCCAGCCAGACCCAGCCAGGCCCAGCCCTCACGTGATTCACGGGGTCCTCCAGGTAGAGGATGCCGTTCTTGATGGAGTTGCTGATGTCGTTCTCAGAGTACATCACGGACGTAGGCACCTCTTCATAGGCACTGCCCTCAGCCAGCTTCTTGTGCTGTGGGGGACAGGCCACGACGTGGCTTCCCAGGCCCAGGCCCGGAGCCCGACCTCCTCACCCAGGCCTGGACCCACAGCTAGAGTGGAGGAGTGGGGCCCCCAAAGCCCTACCTTGATGAGGATCTTCCTCTTGAGCTGGCTGGGTGAGGGGAGCCCGTCAGCAGCAATGTCCACGGGCTTGGTGAGAAGCGTGTCCCCGAGCACTTTCTTGAAGTACTGGGCCATGTTCCTCTGCTGGGCGATGCTGCAGTGGTCCTCGATGGACAAGATGACCGGGTACCTGCAGGGTGGGGGACCAGCGCATAACACAGATCCTGCAATTCCAAGGGCTCACGGCTCAGACGCTCACAGAGTGAGGTGTTAGGAGCCTAGGGCCCAAGGTCCTTTCTAGAGGGGAGCCACCGCAGAGAAGAGGCAGGCCCTGGCCACTGTAGGGGGTAGCAGAGGGGTCTAGAGAGGCACTTTCGGGTGCAGCAGAAACCAAGGGCTGGGACTGTTGCAGACAGGTGTCCCCAGAGTTGATCTCGTCATGGCGGCTGCCCCAGCAGCAAAGAGAGACATCCTACACCCAAGGGCAGGAGAGGTGACAAGCAGCCTCCAAATTTAGCTACTGGGGGACCCCGATGACCCCCTCAGTGAGGTGGGAGAGACTAGTGACCACGTGTTGCGGGGAACAATAGGAACTGCAGAGTGAGACACAAGGAGCACAGACAATTCTCTGGGTTGTGACGGGAAAGGAGCTGGCAGGACAATGGCCTTGCGAGCCCAGGTTAAGGAATTAATTTTTGAGGATGAGAAGAGCTTGACTGTGCTCCACAGGCTGAGGAGAAGGACCCACGGAGCGAGCAGGTGGGCCAAGCGTGCAGGAAGTGAATGGCTCGGGAAGGGCTGGCTCCAGCAGGTGGCAGGAGGCggaaggcagggaggagggcagcGCATTCAAGGGGACCCAGGAGAGAGCTGGAGCCGAGCCATGCCACTCACTCTGAGGCCACAAAGGCATGCTCCTTGATGGTGTGCAGGACGTCTGAGAACTTGATCTTGGTGGTCAGGGTGTGTCCGTGGTAAATGACTGGCATCCCGTCTGGACCGTCCCAGCAGTCCACTGGGGAGCAAGGTGACCAGAGTCAAGCGGGCaggcctcccccgcccccctccccccgcctagCCCCCACGCACACTCGATGCAGCGGCAGCCCATCCGCAGGCAGCGGGCGTAGGCTTCCAGGGAGGACTCGCTGGAAAACTGGTCCCCGGTCAGGTACCTGGACAGGGAAGCAGGGCGGGGTGGTCAGGCGAGACCCACCTCCCGGGGTCGGGCATGGGCCAAGGGAGCCACTCACGTGTTGTGCGAGGAAGAGATCCAGTAGTGGGACAGGGGGTTGTTCATGGTGTCGGGGCACACGGCGTCCAGCTGCGAGTTCCATATGCTGTTCTCCTTGGAGAACAGGAAGGTGACAAACTGCCCAGGAGCAAATGCgaagagaagagaagatgagCCCCTACCCTGGGCCACGGCACAGGGTGACATGGGAGAGAGTGCTCAATCCAGGTCGGGGGCACGACGGACTGCGGGAGGGACCCGGCCGGGCTCCAGCGGGCCTGTCTGCTCCCTGATTCCCTGATGGAGGCTGAGGGGCAGGGCTCACCTCGTCCAGGAAGAAGTAAGGCTCCTCGATCTCTCGCAAGGGGTCTCGGAGGAAGCTGAGCATGAACTCCTGCACCTGGAGCCGGTCGACAGCCCACAGCTCCTgatgggtgggagggtggggcatGTGAGGGGCCTCCATCCCGTGGTGAGCCCAGCCCCTCTCAGCCGGCACCCTGGCCCAACCCCAGCCCAGTCCTACCCCCTGGTACTCGAGAAGGAACTGCTGGAACTCAGGAAGGGACACCCGGCAGAGCTCCGGCCGCTCCCCCACCCTGCAGGAGAGAAGGGAAATGCCTGGCGGCCGGCTGGCTAGCGTGGGCCACAGACAATGAGGGGCCCCTGGGAAGGCAGGGCCCAGCTCCCGGCCAGCACAGCCGCCCGGAATGGGCCAGCAGGGCTCCCCTGCTCCCGCTGCCTCCCACCTGCATTGGGAATCAACCAGGGGAGGGACGAAGGGGCCCGGGGAGAACCCCACCTCCCCACTTCAAACCAAACCTCAGGGCACTGGCTTCCAGGAAGGGGAGGTCCATCTGCAGGAGACAGAACCAGGTCAGCACGAGAGCCCCTGGGAGGCCACGTGGGGAAGGGGCTCTCAGGAAGAAACTCTGGGGCAACAGAAAGGGGCAGGCCTCACGAGGAGAAGAGCTGGAGAAATGGCACCTAATCGCCCCCAAGCAGGGCAGCAGGGCTGAGGCAagcggggctggggtgggagagcagggcaggggcGGTGGGGGGCAGGTGGCTCATGCACCGTCTTCTGGGCGCTGTACATGAGGCTGCGGTACAGCTGAGCAAACTGCCCGTAGGTGATGTCGCTGGTGCGCTGCTCCAGGTCCTGCGAGGCAGAGCGGGACTTCCCGTCAGGCCTCCCGCAGGGCTTGGGGCAGCCGGCCTCCCCACCTGCCTGCAGACGGCCCACCGGCCCTTACCGTCAGCCGCTCTCGGAGGAAGCGCATGTTGGGGACCCGGTAGTTGACCTGGGACAGCATGTTCTTCAGGTCCTTGGCTGATATACTGAGGAAACAAGGACATCGCCAGtggcctcaccccacctctcacgACTTCTGACCTGTGGGCTGAGTCCACCTGGGGCTGAACAGGTAAACAACACTAGTCTGGGACTTGCAGTCCTGACGGTGAGGCTGGCTCAGAACCATGGGGTAACCAAGGGAGGTcccgtcctttctctgggcctcggtcTCCTCAGCTGAGCAAAGGAAAGTCTAGGATTCTGGCAAGGAGGGGTCACCAGGCTCAGTAAAGTGGGTCAGGACGGGGAAAGGGGAGCCCATCTTCGGGCCGCCCTCCCACCAGTACCACTCAGCCCACACGTCTGGGCCCTCAGCTCTCCCAGGGACAGAGAGAAGCAGCCACTACTGTGGGGCCTCCAGGCTCCTTCCACCTCACTCTCAAACTCCCCGAGAGGGGCAGGCAGCTCACAGGACTCCCGCCCACTGCCCCTGGGAGTCGGGGCCtccgaggggaggagggggaagattCTTCTCAGCCCAATACCACTGCTGGCAATGGGGCACACTCCCGAGGTCTGATAGGGAAGCACCCCTGCCCAAGAATGGCACAGAGGACGATGCTGTGCCTGGCAACAGGATGAAAACAATTGGGAGAGGGAGGCCTTCTTTCCTGGGAGGTGGTGGCAGGGAGGGGAATGTGGGCACCCCTCCTTCTCTTGCCCAAGGGCCTGGCAGGCAGCACCAAAACTCCCAGAGGggtccagccctgccctgggcggTCCTGCTGTCTATCAGCCAGTGCTGTTCAGCAAGCGCTTGCCTGGTCTCAGTCACCCAGGGTGGGGCCGTCAGGGTCCTCACTGGGCAGGTTAGGAAACTTGCTGCGTCATCAAGCTTTCCTTCTGTGGACTCCTTGCCATCAGCATTACACGCAGATTGTTACCACTCCCCCCAAAACACCTGTCTGCCCTGCTTCCTCTCCAGCCACTGCCCCTTCTCTGTTCCTCTTCACAGCAGTGCCTTAAAGGAGAGACCCAGGCTCCTTTTATTTCCTGAACCCCATCCCCACTGTCCACTGCCTGCCTCAAGGTCACCAACGACCTCTGTGCTGTCAAGTCCAAGGAGCACCTCTCAGTCATCCCCACACGTGACAAGGCCTGGCACAGCTGACCACCCCGCTCTTCCCTGGGCTTCCGGGGCTCTACACCCTCCGGTTTTCCTCTTAACTCTCGAGCAGCCACTTCCCTTGGCTGGctcctctcctcacctccccAGTCCCCAGTGTTGAGCAGCATGGGCCTGGGATCAGCCACCAGCCTCCTTCTCTCTTCTTGCCAAGGTTACCCCCAGGAATCTCCAGCCTCGTGGCCTTCCAAATCACCTATGTGCTCCTCAGGT contains these protein-coding regions:
- the PLCG1 gene encoding 1-phosphatidylinositol 4,5-bisphosphate phosphodiesterase gamma-1 isoform X2, whose protein sequence is MAGAASPCANGCGPGAPSDAEVLHLCRSLEVGTVMTLFYSKKSQRPERKTFQVKLETRQITWSRGADKIEGAIDIREIKEIRPGKTSRDFDRYQEDPAFRPDQSHCFVILYGMEFRLKTLSLQATSEDEVNMWIKGLTWLMEDTLQAATPLQIERWLRKQFYSVDRNREDRISAKDLKNMLSQVNYRVPNMRFLRERLTDLEQRTSDITYGQFAQLYRSLMYSAQKTMDLPFLEASALRVGERPELCRVSLPEFQQFLLEYQGELWAVDRLQVQEFMLSFLRDPLREIEEPYFFLDEFVTFLFSKENSIWNSQLDAVCPDTMNNPLSHYWISSSHNTYLTGDQFSSESSLEAYARCLRMGCRCIELDCWDGPDGMPVIYHGHTLTTKIKFSDVLHTIKEHAFVASEYPVILSIEDHCSIAQQRNMAQYFKKVLGDTLLTKPVDIAADGLPSPSQLKRKILIKHKKLAEGSAYEEVPTSVMYSENDISNSIKNGILYLEDPVNHEWYPHYFVLTSSKIYYSEETSSDQGNEDEEEPKEASGSTELHSNEKWFHGKLGAGRDGRHIAERLLTEYCIETGAPDGSFLVRESETFVGDYTLSFWRNGKVQHCRIHSRQDAGTPKFFLTDNLVFDSLYDLITHYQQVPLRCNEFEMRLSEPVPQTNAHESKEWYHASLTRAQAEHMLMRVPRDGAFLVRKRNEPNSYAISFRAEGKIKHCRVQQEGQTVMLGNSEFDSLVDLVSYYEKHPLYRKMKLRYPINEEALEKIGTAEPDYGALYEGRNPGFYVEANPMPTFKCAVKALFDYKAQREDELTFTKSAIIQNVEKQEGGWWRGDYGGKKQLWFPSNYVEEMVSPAALEPEREHLDENSPLGDLLRGVLDVPACQIAIRPEGKNNRLFVFSISMASVAHWSLDVAADSQEELQDWVKKIREVAQTADARLTEGKMMERRKKIALELSELVVYCRPVPFDEEKIGTERACYRDMSSFPETKAEKYVNKAKGKKFLQYNRLQLSRIYPKGQRLDSSNYDPLPMWICGSQLVALNFQTPDKPMQMNQALFLAGGHCGYVLQPSIMRDEAFDPFDKSSLRGLEPCAICIEVLGARHLPKNGRGIVCPFVEIEVAGAEYDSTKQKTEFVVDNGLNPMWPAKPFHFQISNPEFAFLRFVVYEEDMFSDQNFLAQATFPVKGLKTGYRAVPLKNNYSEDLELASLLVKVDVFPAKENGDLSPFGGASLRERGCDTSGQLFHGRAREGSFEARYQQPFEDFRISQEHLADHFDSRERRAPRRTRVNGDNRL
- the PLCG1 gene encoding 1-phosphatidylinositol 4,5-bisphosphate phosphodiesterase gamma-1 isoform X1 encodes the protein MAGAASPCANGCGPGAPSDAEVLHLCRSLEVGTVMTLFYSKKSQRPERKTFQVKLETRQITWSRGADKIEGAIDIREIKEIRPGKTSRDFDRYQEDPAFRPDQSHCFVILYGMEFRLKTLSLQATSEDEVNMWIKGLTWLMEDTLQAATPLQIERWLRKQFYSVDRNREDRISAKDLKNMLSQVNYRVPNMRFLRERLTDLEQRTSDITYGQFAQLYRSLMYSAQKTMDLPFLEASALRVGERPELCRVSLPEFQQFLLEYQGELWAVDRLQVQEFMLSFLRDPLREIEEPYFFLDEFVTFLFSKENSIWNSQLDAVCPDTMNNPLSHYWISSSHNTYLTGDQFSSESSLEAYARCLRMGCRCIELDCWDGPDGMPVIYHGHTLTTKIKFSDVLHTIKEHAFVASEYPVILSIEDHCSIAQQRNMAQYFKKVLGDTLLTKPVDIAADGLPSPSQLKRKILIKHKKLAEGSAYEEVPTSVMYSENDISNSIKNGILYLEDPVNHEWYPHYFVLTSSKIYYSEETSSDQGNEDEEEPKEASGSTELHSNEKWFHGKLGAGRDGRHIAERLLTEYCIETGAPDGSFLVRESETFVGDYTLSFWRNGKVQHCRIHSRQDAGTPKFFLTDNLVFDSLYDLITHYQQVPLRCNEFEMRLSEPVPQTNAHESKEWYHASLTRAQAEHMLMRVPRDGAFLVRKRNEPNSYAISFRAEGKIKHCRVQQEGQTVMLGNSEFDSLVDLVSYYEKHPLYRKMKLRYPINEEALEKIGTAEPDYGALYEGRNPGFYVEANPMPTFKCAVKALFDYKAQREDELTFTKSAIIQNVEKQEGGWWRGDYGGKKQLWFPSNYVEEMVSPAALEPEREHLDENSPLGDLLRGVLDVPACQIAIRPEGKNNRLFVFSISMASVAHWSLDVAADSQEELQDWVKKIREVAQTADARLTEGKMMERRKKIALELSELVVYCRPVPFDEEKIGTERACYRDMSSFPETKAEKYVNKAKGKKFLQYNRLQLSRIYPKGQRLDSSNYDPLPMWICGSQLVALNFQTPDKPMQMNQALFLAGGHCGYVLQPSIMRDEAFDPFDKSSLRGLEPCAICIEVLGARHLPKNGRGIVCPFVEIEVAGAEYDSTKQKTEFVVDNGLNPMWPAKPFHFQISNPEFAFLRFVVYEEDMFSDQNFLAQATFPVKGLKTGYRAVPLKNNYSEDLELASLLVKVDVFPAKQENGDLSPFGGASLRERGCDTSGQLFHGRAREGSFEARYQQPFEDFRISQEHLADHFDSRERRAPRRTRVNGDNRL